In Daucus carota subsp. sativus chromosome 4, DH1 v3.0, whole genome shotgun sequence, one DNA window encodes the following:
- the LOC108192318 gene encoding uncharacterized protein LOC108192318, translating to MRKRDLAILMLSAFAIFFSLHHEGDFSFKEAWYHLSDEYPVKYEAERLPPPIVSDLNGDGKYEVLVATHDAKIQVLEPHSRRVDQGFSEARVLAEISLLPDKIRVASGRRAVAMAAGVVDRIYKHGQVQKQVLVVVTSGWSVMCFDHNLKKLWEKNLQEDFPHHVHHREIAISISNYTIKHGDSGLVIVGGRMEIQSHMQMDPFEDINMAVDSEQHRRSANEKEVFENSTVDLRHFAFFAFGGRSGKLHWTRKNEDIEALSSDASQLIPQHNYKLDVHALNSRRPGEFECREFRESILGVMPHQWDRREDTLLKLAHFRRHKRKALKKTDGKSTTYPYHKPEENHPPGKDSTQKISNLIGKTAKYAGSAKPKKPSNYIPTITNHTQLWWVPNVVVAHQKEGIEAVHLASGRTLCKLHLQEGGLHADINGDGVLDHVQAVGRNGAERTVVSGSMDVLRPCWAVATSGVPVREQLFNVSICHHTPFNLFQHGEYSRSFGRTADTGSLEVATPILIPRDDGYRHRKGSHGDVVFLTNRGEVTSYSPSTHGHEAIWQWQILTGATWSNLPSPSGMMESGKVVPTLKAFTLRKHDNQELILAAGDQEALVISSGGSILASIDLPAPPTHALVNEDFSNDGLTDLILVTSSGVYGFVQTRQPGALFFSTLVGCLIVVMGVIFVSQHLNSMKGKPRVSSGHL from the exons ATGAGAAAGCGAGATTTAGCTATTCTCATGCTCTCCGCTTTTGCTATATTCTTCTCTCTCCat CATGAAGGTGATTTTTCGTTTAAAGAGGCGTGGTATCATTTATCTGATGAATATCCAGTCAAGTACGAAGCTGAGCGTCTTCCTCCGCCCATTGTTTCTGATCTTAACGGTGACGGAAAATACGAGGTCCTCGTCGCCACTCACGATGCCAAAATTCAG GTATTAGAGCCTCATTCTAGACGTGTGGACCAAGGATTTAGTGAAGCTCGCGTTCTTGCTGAAATTTCCTTGTTGCCAGACAAGATTCGTGTTGCATCAGGAAGACGTGCTGTAGCCATGGCTGCAGGAGTTGTTGATCGCATCTATAAGCATGGACAAGTGCAGAAGCAGGTCCTTGTTGTCGTAACGTCTGGTTGGTCTGTTATGTGTTTTGATCACAACCTCAAAAAACTATGGGAGAAGAATCTTCAG GAGGATTTCCCTCATCATGTTCACCACAGGGAGATAGCTATCTCTATAAGCAATTATACCATCAAACACGGAGATTCAGGCTTGGTTATTGTAGGTGGCAGGATGGAAATACAGAGTCAT ATGCAAATGGATCCTTTTGAAGATATTAACATGGCAGTAGATAGTGAGCAGCATAGAAGAAGTGCAAACGAAAAGGAG GTCTTTGAGAACTCTACCGTGGATTTGCGCCATTTTGCATTTTTTGCTTTTGGTGGTCGATCAGGGAAACTTCATTGGACGAGAAAAAATGAG GATATTGAAGCACTATCATCAGACGCGTCTCAGTTGATTCCACAGCATAATTACAAGCTTGATGTTCATGCTTTAAACAGTCGACGTCCTGGAGAG TTTGAGTGTAGGGAATTTAGAGAATCCATCCTTGGAGTAATGCCGCATCAGTGG GATAGGCGGGAGGACACGCTGTTAAAGTTGGCACATTTCAGACGTCACAAGAGAAAAGCACTGAAGAAAACAGACGGAAAAAGCACGACTTACCCTTACCACAAGCCTGAGGAAAACCATCCTCCAGGCAAGGACTCGACCCAGAAAATTTCAAACTTGATTGGAAAAACAGCAAAATATGCTGGATCAGCAAAACCAAAGAAG CCATCAAATTACATTCCTACAATCACAAACCACACCCAGCTTTGGTGGGTTCCGAATGTTGTTGTGGCTCATCAGAAGGAAGGGATCGAGGCAGTCCATTTGGCATCTGGTCGCACTTTATGCAAG CTTCATCTTCAAGAAGGTGGACTCCATGCTGATATTAATGGGGATGGGGTTCTTGATCATGTACAG GCTGTAGGGAGAAATGGTGCTGAGCGGACTGTTGTAAGTGGATCAATGGATGTACTGCGACCTTGTTGGGCTGTTGCTACTTCTGGTGTGCCTGTTCGGGAACAACTGTTCAATGTTTCTATATGTCATCATACACCATTTAACTTATTTCAACACGGAGAATATTCTAGAAGTTTTGGGCGGACTGCAGATACAGGTTCTTTGGAGGTAGCAACTCCAATTCTTATCCCACGAGATGATGGGTACCGTCATAGAAAGGGAAGCCATGGAGATGTTGTTTTTCTAACTAATCGTGGTGAG GTAACTTCTTACTCTCCCAGTACTCATGGCCATGAAGCTATTTGGCAATGGCAGATTTTGACAGGTGCAACATGGTCAAACCTACCATCTCCATCAGGCATGATGGAATCTGGCAAGGTGGTGCCCACTCTTAAGGCATTTACCTTACGTAAGCATGATAATCAAGAACTGATCCTTGCCGCGGGAGATCAGGAAGCTTTGGTGATATCCTCCGGAGGAAGTATACTAGCATCCATTGACCTTCCGGCTCCCCCAACACATGCCTTGGTGAACGAGGATTTCTCAAATGATGGACTTACTGACCTTATTCTTGTAACTTCTAGTGGAGTCTATGGCTTTGTTCAGACAAGGCAACCTGGTGCCCTCTTCTTTAGCACTCTGGTTGGCTGCCTTATCGTTGTGATGGGAGTAATATTTGTCTCACAACACTTGAATTCCATGAAAGGGAAGCCTCGAGTATCTTCTGGGCACCTCTAA